In Sesamum indicum cultivar Zhongzhi No. 13 linkage group LG8, S_indicum_v1.0, whole genome shotgun sequence, the sequence CACTTCATGTGGAGGTGGCAATATTATTACACCTGCCTCAGAAACTGGGTACATACAACAACATGAGAACCTAAATGGACAATAATCTCGAGTAACAATGATATATTACATTTGAAAACTGGTCCAAACCCAAAGTGGACTTCATACCAGCATCAGATACATCATGTTGTCCTGTTGCAACAGCTTCTGCAGCCTGGCTTAAAGCCCTTGCACAAGCTTCAGCAGATGCAATTCTATATGACTCATCGCCCACTTCCTGGTCTGCAGAATGAGATGTCACCAAAGCTCCTTTCCCATCTTTTACTTCTCTAAACTCACAAAGATTTTGCCCATCACCATCAGTTTTCGCATCAGCCCAGGTAACAGAACGTGTTGCTTTCTTCGAATCTGAAGTCTTCAAGGAAGACTTCAGGATAGTAGCACCAGATGCACATTCCTTTCCCAAGCGATGTCCATTTTCTTCCTTGGTGAGATCATTTTGGCTCGGACCAGCAGCAGCTTCTAGTATACTAAGCTTGTCATCTGTTTTAGTTACATGTTTATGTTTATCGGACTTCTTGGATTTTGTTTCCTGAACGTTTGGCAAAGGAGCATCTGGCTTTTCCATTTGGTTGCCTTGACTATTCACATCATTAATACTAACTTTTCCTTTTGATTCTTTATCCTTCACAAGGGGAACAGACTTTGAAATGCTGTACTCATCTTGAGTAATAATAGTACTTGTGAAGTTCAAGTCACTAGATAGAATGTCTGCAACATCAGGTGGATCATGCTTATATTCAGATTCTGTAACATGCACATCGACAGGGTGGTAAACCGACCAGAAACTGGTTTATCGTGAATGACATTTTAAAGATGACAAAGATATTGACaagaatacaaaataaaaagattacatCCAAGCACACAACTTACCAACTTGTTCCTGTCTTGCACCTTTCTTAAGATTACTTGATTGTTTGGGTTTCAAATTCCGCTCATTCCTTGGAACATATCCATCAATTGCATTTGAGGGACCAATCCACTCCTCCAAAGACACTTCCCCAGCTTCTGTATCTGTTTTCTCCTCAATCTTCAACTCAGACAATCCTAAATCTCCATTGCCCATATCAACAGCAGAGTCCAAACTTAACCCATCAAACAGCTTCAGAACTTCATTAAGTGTTGCTGGATTCAGAGATGAGGATCTCTCCTCCTGCAAACTTGCGGCAAATGCCCGGCTATTTATCAAACAACTACTCGAGCAGTACAAGTAAGTTTCTTGAAGGTCATAAACTTTATGCTCCTTTAATGAGATGCGATATCGCCCCTTCCGAGGTCTCTCAGAAGGTAAAGAGTTGCTACAGAGTGGGTAACCACACATGTTGATAATCGTGCGCTCGGTCACCACATCTTGGTAGTCACTCCTACATATCAATGAACCAGCAGCTGATAGCTGGTTCTCATTGTTGATTCCTTCAAGAAGAGAAAGTTGAAGCTTATGAACTGCATCCTTCACCGTCAATACCTCATCCTTCTTCATCTCCAAATTTGAGTTCCTGGGCCAAGCACTAAACaatgagtacaataatttCTCATCAAAGGAATCTTGAAAATATCATTTGATGATAGCATTTACCGAACTCAATTTGCATTTGGTAAAACAGAATTGCTGAGCAAACTGGACTTCTTACTCCACTACAATTGCCCAAATTTTAACGCATCAATTTCTCTACCATCACAGCATGAAAATTAACTCGTgacattaaataattacaacaaattacATCATAATTAAGTATTCAACAATTTACCAAAGTTTTaaaggaacaaaaaatacacacacaaagaaaaaagaataaataaaatgtggaacagtgatttttgacataaaagaaaagaaaaatgagggGAAAACAGAAGAGAATTAAAACAGCGTAGGCAACATACgggaagaaagaagagaagaatcCATTACCTGACGATGTTGAAGAAGATCGTCGCAACtggaagaagagagaagagtAGGGTTTTCTCGTTCAGTTTTcggcttttattttttttccttattattataaataaatcacaaatcatttttcttttgatataattaatttcaggGCTCGGCGCGGGCCTTTTATGCTTTACCCACACGCGCCATATCGCGTCTGGGCGCACCGGAAAAAGCGCCTATCGACCACCATTGCTGGTAAATGGCGTACTGTTCGCAAATATGCATTGAATATCCTCTGGATATAAAGCGCCAGGAGCAAAATGATCATAAGTTATTTCTGCATAGTTCGAAAAGATTGTGAGATTTAAGTTTAGGGATGGaaagtttattattaattatatattgatatgtgtaatttatttatttttattaatattatattttataaaatattaatttgtattgtcagatattaaattgaaatatttaaaacaattcaaatcatattttgccgatatatgaaacaaatattaataattatattgattaacCAGTAAAGAcgtaaaattcaataaaattcaatatattttgccGATATATTGATTAACAAATAAAGATACAAGCAAGCAAgagaatattgaaaataatttcaaatttttctctACTGAATTCAAGATGATCCACAACTTTCAACACAAAAGTAAAAGCCATCATCCACAAAttccataattaatttgtgattgtggtgctgaactcataaaataatattattgaagcATAAGTCAAACTTGACGGATGATTGAGGCATTGATTCAACTAGGCCTGTCAATTGGTAGGGCCTTGCCCTTCCCAGGCCCATAGGCTAAGAATACCCAATgcagtaaataatatataggtcAGACTCGGGTTTTTCAGGTCCACTCCGTACtgacccattttttttttcttttttaatatagtacattgtatatatctattggagacataaatattatctttccTTTTAATCTTTGCACAATTGTTTAAGCAACATGTGCAATTCAAACCAATTTGTTGAAACATCCCATTGAAATGTTACACTCAAATCCCAAAAATTTCATcctactattatttatttatataagtatcGCAACCCTACACTTTGAAAACGAAAAACATAGTTGACATAGTTTTGACAACAATAAACATCCATAATATGCTTTAAGGGGCCACCAACCCTATTTATTCCATCACCCATGCAGAACCAGAGACTcaactaaataataatgttttcaGAGTTTTGACAATTAACTTATGATATCCTTAAATCAATCCCGGGATAGTGTTGTTTCTTCAAATCGGTATTATATGACAATAGCCtcataaaatcaaatggaAGAAGACTGTAGCTGAGAcctaaagtgaaaaaaaaaagtatgttaCTTTTTCAAGGGCTAAACAAATAGttcacataaataataataactctAGAAACAAAAGATGATAAAGTCATCAATGAGGTACAAGTACACAGACCAACTCAATCTTATCATGGATAATctattgacaaataaatattccATTTTCACATGTGAGTTCTCACATGGTAGCAGACATTACAATGACTATTGGATGTGACTTTTCatgtgaatttatattttttagtaaatataatatcaatatatattttatttttatttaactataataattattattaaacaataaagtatgtgtttttgtctttttccaatatcaaaaaaaattaaatagtaaaataaaattttttaaatcccaaaaaaataaaatgtgtgtgtgtgtgggagagagagagactgaaaaagaaagggaGAACTGAGGAGAATGTGTGAATGAATGAATGTGGATATATTtgtcttataatatattaacttTATATACGTAATAAGatcatataaaaaagttaacttcctaattttttttaaagagtttataaatttcaaaatatcttattttaaaattttataattttttaaaaaaatttatcaaatactttattaaaatttgtaaactctctaatatcttataaaatattttaaaaagtttataatttagCAAAATATCCTCTTAAttggatattaaaattttcctgtaattggaaaaaggaaaaagaaagaaaaatgaaggttagagagagaaaggtcAGGTATCCaacaagagaaagagagagagatcgaACAGGCCTTACAAGCTGAGACACGTGGATTCCGTAATTTGGCCGAACATAAAGGGCAATTCAAGTAATTATGCAAACCTATATCACGCCAGACCCCAGAAATATCTGAATCTCCCCTTTCTTATCGAAAggaaaaaagggaagaaaaatgGGGGAAAAAATCAATGTGATCTATCATTAATCACTTTACTAAATTAGGTTTTAGCATAATTAACCTCGCAATTAAGCTTTCCTAGCTGATCGATCTTCGCTGAAAGGACTTGAGTGTTGTAAGTTTTGATTCATCTCCTTTCtgctttccctttttttttttttaagttctaAATTAAGGGCTCTTTATGTTGTGGTTCATCGGAAGTCAAAGTGGAATTGCTTcaatctctctttttttttttttccttttttggatAAGAAATGTTGGTAATCCTGGAAACTTCATCTAGTAAAGGAAAAGCAGTCTGATTTgagttttattcatttatttgttttttttcattgtttgagtgtatttttttaacttttctttGGCTACtgatttgtgttgtaaattattgtattttagaTTCTCAGTAAAAGTGGTTGCTGCTAAGTTAAAGTATGATGTTTTCATGTGAATCGGTGCTCTAATAGTTATAATTCTTAGTTAGCTGTAGAAATTTATAGGTGAACGGAGCTTCTCAGTTGTGTAATTCTGCTAGATATTTTCTGACCAGAAAGATGTTTAATTCAGGTGGACCTCAATTTTCGAGGGATAGAACTGGAGAGTACTGATGAAAcatgtttcttgttttctgaCAGCTTAATTTGCTGATCAGTGATTTCAGTTTCCACGATAACAAGACCACAAGGGgtctatatttttgttattttcaatGGCTGATCACCGAAATGTCAAAGGTAACACTAATAATGCCAAGGCGTCAGGAAGTGCGGCCAATTCTTACACAATCAATCTTGAAAACTTCAGCAAACGGTTAAAGATGTTGTACTCGCACTGGAGTGAGTTCAAGAATGACCTATGGGCTGGTTCTGAGGTTCTTGCGGTAGCAACTCCTCCACCATCAGAGGATCTGCGGTACCTGAAGTCATCGGCCTTGAATATATGGTTGATTGGTTACGAGTTTCCAGACACAATTATGGTGTTCATGCAGAAAGAGATCCATTTTGTCTGTAGCCAAAAGAAGGTGTCATTACTAGAAGTTGTGAAAAAACCTGCCAAAGATGCCGTAGGAGTGGAAATCACAATGCATGTGAAAGCCAAAAATGATAATGGGACAGCGTTAATGGATAGTATATTTAAAGCTGTCCGTGCAGAGTCACGGTTGAATGGCCATGATACCCCTGTTTTTGGATACATAGCTAGAGAGGCTCCTGAAGGTAATCTTCTTGAGCTGTGGGATGAGAAGCTGAAGagtgaaaattttcatcttgCTGATGTGACTAATGGGTTCTCGGACCTGTTTGCTGTGAAAGATACTGCTGAGATTACGAATGTGAAGAAGGCTGCTTACTTGACTTCATCagttatgaaatattttgtggtGCCGAAGCTGGAAAAGATTATTGATGAAGAGAAGAAGGTATCTCATTCTTCCTTAATGGATGACACAGAAAAGGTCATACTTGAACCTGCAAAGATAAAGGTGAAGCTGAAAGCTGACAATGTTGATATCTGCTACCCACCAATTTTTCAGAGTGGAGGAGTATTTGATCTGAAACCAAGTGCATCAAGCAATGATGACAATCTATTCTATGATTCAACAAGCGTGATCATATGTGCCATAGGATCTCGTTACAACAGCTACTGCTCAAATGTAGCTAGGACATTTCTGATTGATGCCAACTCATTGCAGAGCAAGGCCTATGAAGTCCTCCTGAAGGCCCATGATGCAGCAATTGCTACCTTGAAGCCAGGAAATAAGGCTGGTGATGTCTATCTAGCAGCCCTCTCAGTAGTTGAAAAGGAGGCACCTGAATTGGCTCCCAACTTAACCAAATCTGCAGGAACTGGAATTGGCCTTGAATTCCGTGAGTCAGGCCTCAGTCTAAATGGCAAAAATGACAGGATACTGAAGACTGGCATGGTCTTCAACGTGTCTCTTGGGTTTCAGAATTTGCAAACTGAGACAAAGAATCCAAAAACACAAAAGTTCTCTGTTTTGCTTGCTGACACGGTTATCATTGGTGAAAGTGCTCCGGAAGTGGTGACTTCTACAAGTTCAAAAGCTGTGAAGGATGTGGCATATTCATTTAACGaagatggagaagaagaagagcctCCAAAAGTCAAATCTACACCTAATGTTTCTGATACATTCTCATCCAAGGCAAATCTCAGATCTGTCAACCATGAGATGTCAAAGGAGGAGTTAAGGAGGCAGCACCAGGCAGCACTGGCTCGCCGGAAGAATGAAGAAACTGCAAGGAGACTTGCTGGTGGTGGTTCTGAAGGGTCAAATAACGGTCCTGTAAAACCCTCAGGTGAGCTGATTGCATATAAGAATGTCAATGATTTACCTCCTCCGAGGGATTTTATGATTCAGGTTGACCAGAAGAATGAGGCCATCCTGTTGCCCATCTATGGAAAGATGGTGCCTTTCCACATTGCCACTGTGAAGACTGTGTCCAGTCAGCAGGATACCAGTCGTACATGCTATATTCGGATTATCTTTAATGTGCCTGGCGCCCCTTTTAGTCAACATGACCCAAACTTGCAGAAGTTTCATGATTCTATTTATGTTAAAGAAGTTTCATTCCACTCCAAGGACCCAAGGCATATTAGTGAAGttgttcaattaattaagaccCTTCGCAGGCAGGTCGCATCCCGTGAGTCAGAGAAGGCTGAGAGAGCAACTTTGGTTACACAAGAAAAACTCCAACTTGCTGGAGCAAAGTTTAAGCCAATTAGGTTATCAGACTTGTGGATCCGTCCAGTATTTGGTGGCCGTGGAAGAAAGCTCAGTGGTACCTTAGAGGCTCATACAAATGGGTTCCGTTATGCAACATCAAGACAGGATGAACGGGTGGATATCATGTTTGCAAACGTCAAACATGCATTCTTCCAGCCAGCAGAGAAGGAAATGATCACTCTCTTGCATTTCCATCTGCACAACCACATAATGGTTGGAAACAAGAAAACCAAGGATGTTCAGTTTTATGTTGAAGTCATGGATGTGGTACAGACAATTGGAGGTGGAAAGAGGTCTGCCTATGACCCCGACGAGATTGAAGAGGAGCAGCGCGAAAGAGATAGAAAGAACAAGATTAGCTTGGATTTTCAGAACTTTGTGAACAGAGTGAATGATCTTTGGGGACAACCTCAATTTAAACCACTGGATTTGGAGTTTGATCAGCCACTGAGAGAACTTGGCTTCCATGGGGTGCCACACAAATCATCTGCATTCATAGTCCCAACATCGAGCTGCCTTGTTGAGCTCATAGAGACACCCTTTGTGGTAATTACTTTGAGTGAGATTGAAATAGTTAATTTGGAGAGAGTTGGTCTTGGTCAGAAGAATTTTGACATGACTATTGTATTTAAGGACTTCAAGAGAGATGTAATGCGGATTGATTCAATCCCTACATCATCGCTAGATGGCATCAAGGAGTGGCTTGATACAACAGATCTCAAGTATTACGAGAGTAGGCTAAATCTTAACTGGAGGCAGATATTAAAAACAATCACCGATGACCCCGAGCAATTCATAGAGGATGGTGGATGGGAATTTTTGAACTTGGAGGCCAGTGATTCAGATTCTGAGAATTCTCAGGAGTCAGATCAAGGATACGTTCCTTCAGATGTACAATCTGACTCCGGCTCagatgatgaggatgatgacAGTGAGTCACTAGTGGAGTCGGAGGATGATGAGGAAGATGATTCTGATGAAGATTCTGAAGAAGATGAAGGGAAAACCTGGGAGGAGTTGGAGAGAGAAGCTAGTAATGCAGATAGAGAGAAGGGAAATGAATCAGATAGTGAGGAGGacagaaaaagaaggaaaatgaaGGCATTGGGGAAATCTCGGCCACCAGAAAGGAGACCTGGAGGCAGCCTTCCTAAGAAGGCCAGATTTAGGTAAAAGAACGACAGAGGATCAAATGCTGCTATAAATCTCTGTAATAGGTAATATGTGGTTCATTTGTTTGATCTCTATGGTATTAAACAGAACATGCATTCCTCTGTTATTGAGTTTAATTACAAACTTATGAACTTTATATTCCTATGTTATGGGAGGATGTGAATCTTTTCACCTCCAGATCATTGTACCTTATCCATGTTACCATTTATAATtcagttaatattttttttttcctgtgtCTGTCAATCTGATGATTACAAGAACTACATATAGTGGGATCTGAGATGTTTTAGTCCGGAAGTATCAGACTATGTATACATTACAAGTTAAGAACTTCCGCATTTAGTGTGCCACTGAATAATACCAGCTTTCAAAATACTCTGTCTTCCTTGTATGtgacatatattaaaatgcatGTCTTAATCCATGATGTTTTCGGTTGtgtatattgattaataaccAGGTTTGAGTTGTGAATGAGAATTCATGACTCATACATGGATTCTGAAATTTCAGAAATCCAATATGCTTGGCATAAAAATGCAGTTATGATGGGCAGGGGAACAACACAACTTGGACCATTCTACTTGTTACCAAAGGTCCATGCTAATCCATTCTACCTCCACAACTTGGACCATTCTACCAGAAAGTTGGTTAGTAATCACAGCAACATTGTGTAACCAAGGGTCCATGCTAATCCATCATCCATGCGGTATGCCTGGCCAACCATTTTAATAAGCAGCCTCTCATCACTCAAAGGCTTCGTTTGGCTCGTGCAATTATACACGATAGGACTCACTCTCATGCATAATTCGTTCTTTGATACATGTAAGTGCAATTATACAAAACAGAACTCACTCTCATGCATAATTCGTTCCTTGACACATGTAATAAGAGCCCGTCACAAAACAAAGTTGTAGTATACCAATTTATGGTAGTGTGATTATGAATCCCATCTCTAAACCACAATCCCACTTATCTTgctaatacaaaaaaaaatattattaaatgaagtATGTACAAATTGATCAATAtcaatgataatatattttaaatatttaatcttgtaatattgcatttatttcaTATGCTTATTTCTCGCTAAGGGGCTAATATTTATGTTTGTGCATTatgaaacaatattttcacaataataacaaattgagtatgaaaagaattaagtttttaatattcatttttttcacgAATACAAATCAACTAAGAAAttagaaacaataaaagatGAGCTATGAAATACTCATATGTTTTtcaataagataaaatttgagttacaaaataaatatgaaatataaaaaaaatgtgttgtGAGTCAACAAATATAGCATAATTGTATTAGTATGTCATGAATTTGGATTTTACCATAAAACATTTATATGTAGAGAAAGACATGagtaaaatattctttaagaaaaagttatcCTCTATCATCTTTTCACGTATTACCATGCCCATAGTCAATTTAATCAATTGTTAAAAAACTTGTCCTCAATTGTCTTTTTGCATATTATCTTGCCAATAGTCAATCTAATCAAACAATAGGTTGGTATGTTGCATGTGATATCATACTAGTTAATCCATCAAATCAAACATATGCttatgtatattaatataaattttcacgTGAGATCCTATTCTACTTAATATCGGCAACTTTCTTAGTTCTTGACAAGATGAAATCAGCAGATATGCAAAAACCAAACAACAGTAACAAAAATGTAGTTTCTAAATATAGCTTAACCCACTGATGTACATAGACAAAATCCACCATTTCTGAACATACTAATGAGTTCCCCAGAGATGggagagaagagaagaaaatcaaaagagaACTTGAGCAGAAGTTAAAACTATTCCAAACTAGACAGAACAGCTAAAAGTCCAGGAAGCCACTACATCTACCTAAATTTCATTCGCTTGGAGGCAGCGCTACTTGGTCCAGCCCTCGCCTTACCAGAAGCCTTCATCTTTCTTCTCCTTCGCTCATCCTCACTGTCTGACTCATTTCCCTTCTCCCGGTCTGCATTGCTAGCTTCCCTCTCCAACTCTTCCCATGTCTTGCCCTTCTCCTCCTCCGAGTCCTCCTCTGaatcttcctcttcctcttctgaTTCCACTAATGATTCACTGTCTGAATCATCATCTTCTGAGTCCGACTCAGGCTCAACATCCGATGGCTCATAACCTTGGTCTGACTCTGCTGAGTTCTCAGAATCAGAGTCTGTTGCTTCCAAGTTCAGAAATTCCCAGCCACCCTCTTCTATGAACTGCTGGGGGTCATCCATGATTGTCTTTAGTATAGGCCGCCAGTTGAGATTCAGCCTACTCTCATAATACTTAATGTCAGTAGTGTCAAGCCATTCCTTAATGCCATCAAGTGAGGAGGATGGGATGGAATCGATCCGCATCACATCACGCTTGAAGTCCTTGAAGACAATGGCCATGTCAAAGTTCTTCTGTGCGAGACCAACTCTTTCCAAGTTGACAATCTCAATATCACTTAATGATATCACCAGGAAAGGGGTCTCTATCAGCTCAACCAAACAGCTAGAGGTTGGAACAATGAAAGCCGATGCCTTATACGGTACACCATGGAAACCAAGTTCTCTCAGAGGCTGATCAAACTCCAAGTCAAGGCCCTTAAACTGGGCCTGCCCCCACAGATCATTCACCCGGTTTACAAAATGCTGGAAGTccatgtttattttgtttttccgATCTCTCTCCCTCTGTTCCTCCTCAATCTCATCTGGATCATAAGCAGATCTCTTCCCACCCCCAATATTTTGAACCATCTCCATCACCTCAACATAAAATTGAACATCCTTGGTTTTCTTGTTCCCAACCATAATGTGATTGTGGAGGTGAAAATGGAGAAGGGTGATCATTTCTTTCTCTGCTGGCTGGAAAAAAGCATGCTTTATGTTGCCATACATGATATCAACACGCTCATCTGCCCTTGAGGTTGAATACCGGAAACCATTCATGTGTGCTTCCAGTGTGCCAGTCAACTTTCTTGCACGGCCACCGAATGTGGGACGTATCCAGAGATCATGCAACCTTATTGGCTTAAATTTATTCCCTGCAAGTACAAGTTTCTCCTGTGTGACCAGAGTAGCCCTCTCAGCCCTTTCAGACTCCCTAGCCATAACATTACGCCTGAGTGTCTTAATAAGCTGCACCACTTCACTTATGTGCCTCGGGTCCTTGGAACGGAATGAAACCTCCTTCAAGTAAATAGCACCCTGATTCTTCAAGGAATTGGCATCATGTGGAGTGAAAGGGGTGCCCGGCACATTAAAGATGATACGAATATAACAATTTCGATTAGTGTCCTGCTGGCTTGAGACAGTCTTCACAGTAGCAACATGAAAAGGAACCATACTTCCATAGATGGGAAGTAGAATGGCCTCGTTCTTCTGGTCAACTTGAATCATCATTTCCCTAGGTGGGGGAAGTTCATTAACACTTTTATATGCAATTAGATCACTTGCCGCCCTTACGGCAGCTCGTCCATCTCCGCTACCAGATTCCACACCAGCAAGGCGTCGAGCAGTTTCTTCATTCTTCTGGCGTGCGAGTTCTGCCTGGTGCTGCTTCCGGAGTTCTTCCTTTGAGATCTCCCCATTATCTGACCTAAGTGTTGCTTTCGAGAATACAGCATCCTTTGCAATAGACTCTGGTTTCACTTTTGGctgctcttcttcttcttcatcttcattgAATGAGTAGGCAATATCTTTGACAGATTTTGAGCTAGCTGAAGTAGCAACATCACGGCCATCATCCGTTACAATAACTGTATCAGCAAGTAACAATGAGAAATTCTCGCTCTTCGGATTGCTTGTCTTTGCTTGCAGATTCTGNNNNNNNNNNNNNNNNNNNNNNNNNNNNNNNNNNNNNNNNNNNNNNNNNNNNNNNNNNNNNNNNNNNNNNNNNNNNNNNNNNNNNNNNNNNNNNNNNNNNNNNNNNNNNNNNNNNNNNNNNNNNNNNNNNNNNNNNNNNNNNNNNNNNNNNNNNNNNNNNNNNNNNNNNNNNNNNNNNNNNNNNNNNNNNNNNNNNNNNNNNNNNNNNNNNNNNNNNNNNNNNNNNNNNNNNNNNNNNNNNNNNNNNNNNNNNNNNNNNNNNNNNNNNNNNNNNNNNNNNNNNNNNNNNNNNNNNNNNNNNNNNNNNNNNNNNNNNNNNNNNNNNNNNNNNNNNNNNNNNNNNNNNNNNNNNNNNNNNNNNNNNNNNNNNNNNNNNNNNNNNNNNNNNNNNNNNNNNNNNNNNNNNNNNNNNNNNNNNNNNNNNCATTCTTTCATTCTTTGCATTAAGGCTCAACCCTGACTCACGGAACTCCAAACCAATGCCCGTCCCAGCAGATTTTGTCAGATTTGAGACCAACTCAGGAGCTTCCTTCTCTACTACAGCCACAGCAGCCTCATAAACAGAACTAATCCTGTTGCCAGGCTTCAGGGCAAGAATAGCTGCCTCATGAGCCTTAAGAAGAACCTCATAGGCCTTGCTCTGGACTGCGTTCGAGTCAATAAGATAAGTTCTTGCAACATTGGAACAGTAACTGTTATAGCGAGACCCAATTGCACAAATAATGACACTGGAAGAATCATAGTATAGATAATCATCATTGCTCGAAGCACTGGGCCGAAGATCAAAATTTCCACCGCTCTGAAAGATTGGAGGGTAACAGATATCTACATTCTCAGCCTTTAGTTTGACACCAATCTTGACAGGGTCCAGAATTGCCTTCTCTGTGTCATCCATAAGCAATGCATGTGTTACTTTCTTCTCCTCATCAATCACCTTTTCAACTTTTGGAACCACAAAGTTCTTCATCGCACAAGCAGTCAAGTATGCAGCTTTCTTTATACATGTAATCTCATTTTTGTCCTTCACAGCAAAAAGGTCAGACAAACCATTGGATATGTCACTCAGTGTGAGACCTGAACCCTTCAACTTATCAGTCCATATTTCCAGGAGTTTCCCCTCTGGGGCTTCTCTAGCTATATAACCAACTGTTGGGGCTGCATGATCCGACTTTGACTGGGAACGAATGGCACGGAGAATGGACTCCATTTGATTGCTCCCATTGTCATTTTTTGCCTTTACATGCATGACAACATCTACACCCACGGTCTCCTTAGCAGACTTTTTCACAACCTCAAGCAGCGATGCTTTCTTTTGGCTGCATAGGAAATGGATATGCTTGTCTCCAAAAACCATAATCGTCTCTGGAAATTCATAACCAAGCAACCAGATATTCAGAGCAGAGGACTTCAGATACCGCAAATCTTCTGAAGGAGGTGGTGTTGCCACAGCAAGGACATCAGATGAACCCCAATATTCATCTTTGTGTTGACTCCAGTGTGTGTACATAGCCTGCAAGCGCCTACTGAAGGTATTCAAGTCAATCGTGTATGCATTTCCTCCTGACGCATTGCCAGCTGGAGGCGGGCCATTTGCATTGCGTTTTTCAGCCATCATACACGTTCA encodes:
- the LOC105168990 gene encoding putative RNA polymerase II subunit B1 CTD phosphatase RPAP2 homolog isoform X1 codes for the protein MICDLFIIIRKKNKSRKLNEKTLLFSLLPVATIFFNIVRNSNLEMKKDEVLTVKDAVHKLQLSLLEGINNENQLSAAGSLICRSDYQDVVTERTIINMCGYPLCSNSLPSERPRKGRYRISLKEHKVYDLQETYLYCSSSCLINSRAFAASLQEERSSSLNPATLNEVLKLFDGLSLDSAVDMGNGDLGLSELKIEEKTDTEAGEVSLEEWIGPSNAIDGYVPRNERNLKPKQSSNLKKGARQEQVESEYKHDPPDVADILSSDLNFTSTIITQDEYSISKSVPLVKDKESKGKVSINDVNSQGNQMEKPDAPLPNVQETKSKKSDKHKHVTKTDDKLSILEAAAGPSQNDLTKEENGHRLGKECASGATILKSSLKTSDSKKATRSVTWADAKTDGDGQNLCEFREVKDGKGALVTSHSADQEVGDESYRIASAEACARALSQAAEAVATGQHDVSDAVSEAGVIILPPPHEVDEAKHEEIGDVTDTDPVLLKWPPKPGFSNADLFDSEDSWYDSPPEGFSLTLSPFSTMFMALFAWITSSSLAYIYGKEESFHEEYISVNGREYPHKVVMPDGRSSEIKQTLAGCLARALPGLVAELRLPIPMSTIEQGMGRLLDTMSFIDPLPAFRMKQWQVIVLLFLDALSVSRIPALTPYLMGRRILLPKVLEGAQISAEEFEIMKDLIIPLGRVPQFSTQSGG
- the LOC105168990 gene encoding putative RNA polymerase II subunit B1 CTD phosphatase RPAP2 homolog isoform X2, which gives rise to MICDLFIIIRKKNKSRKLNEKTLLFSLLPVATIFFNIVRNSNLEMKKDEVLTVKDAVHKLQLSLLEGINNENQLSAAGSLICRSDYQDVVTERTIINMCGYPLCSNSLPSERPRKGRYRISLKEHKVYDLQETYLYCSSSCLINSRAFAASLQEERSSSLNPATLNEVLKLFDGLSLDSAVDMGNGDLGLSELKIEEKTDTEAGEVSLEEWIGPSNAIDGYVPRNERNLKPKQSSNLKKGARQEQVDILSSDLNFTSTIITQDEYSISKSVPLVKDKESKGKVSINDVNSQGNQMEKPDAPLPNVQETKSKKSDKHKHVTKTDDKLSILEAAAGPSQNDLTKEENGHRLGKECASGATILKSSLKTSDSKKATRSVTWADAKTDGDGQNLCEFREVKDGKGALVTSHSADQEVGDESYRIASAEACARALSQAAEAVATGQHDVSDAVSEAGVIILPPPHEVDEAKHEEIGDVTDTDPVLLKWPPKPGFSNADLFDSEDSWYDSPPEGFSLTLSPFSTMFMALFAWITSSSLAYIYGKEESFHEEYISVNGREYPHKVVMPDGRSSEIKQTLAGCLARALPGLVAELRLPIPMSTIEQGMGRLLDTMSFIDPLPAFRMKQWQVIVLLFLDALSVSRIPALTPYLMGRRILLPKVLEGAQISAEEFEIMKDLIIPLGRVPQFSTQSGG
- the LOC105168990 gene encoding putative RNA polymerase II subunit B1 CTD phosphatase RPAP2 homolog isoform X3; protein product: MKKDEVLTVKDAVHKLQLSLLEGINNENQLSAAGSLICRSDYQDVVTERTIINMCGYPLCSNSLPSERPRKGRYRISLKEHKVYDLQETYLYCSSSCLINSRAFAASLQEERSSSLNPATLNEVLKLFDGLSLDSAVDMGNGDLGLSELKIEEKTDTEAGEVSLEEWIGPSNAIDGYVPRNERNLKPKQSSNLKKGARQEQVESEYKHDPPDVADILSSDLNFTSTIITQDEYSISKSVPLVKDKESKGKVSINDVNSQGNQMEKPDAPLPNVQETKSKKSDKHKHVTKTDDKLSILEAAAGPSQNDLTKEENGHRLGKECASGATILKSSLKTSDSKKATRSVTWADAKTDGDGQNLCEFREVKDGKGALVTSHSADQEVGDESYRIASAEACARALSQAAEAVATGQHDVSDAVSEAGVIILPPPHEVDEAKHEEIGDVTDTDPVLLKWPPKPGFSNADLFDSEDSWYDSPPEGFSLTLSPFSTMFMALFAWITSSSLAYIYGKEESFHEEYISVNGREYPHKVVMPDGRSSEIKQTLAGCLARALPGLVAELRLPIPMSTIEQGMGRLLDTMSFIDPLPAFRMKQWQVIVLLFLDALSVSRIPALTPYLMGRRILLPKVLEGAQISAEEFEIMKDLIIPLGRVPQFSTQSGG